A portion of the Hoplias malabaricus isolate fHopMal1 chromosome 1, fHopMal1.hap1, whole genome shotgun sequence genome contains these proteins:
- the mnta gene encoding max-binding protein MNT isoform X3: protein MSIETLLEAAKFLELQAQQQQRAREENELRERLRLKQEAENQRSEAVSSTQPAHTNHVSWKNESSPERRHIHAPAPPTVSASSIPITVIPIPVISNNSTAFPTAPSAPRLTPPRKGPHSPTSQHALHQCAKVPPQVKATPTSLAQPNSPKAPQLLQPYPGSIVTSSHHALLPQPALSSPVVKAIPLDDLRNLDSKKRPGGRAHLKGCFETLKKNIPNVDEKKTSNLSVLRSALRYIQTLKRKEKEYEHEMERLAREKISLQQRMAELKNELTQYMDVMEIDRMLRQTVQPEDDQASTSTASEGEDNIDEDIEEETPSTPPGSVPKVPLTLHPELRKPLLAASLAQHISIPLNPSQPPPPTSAAHPSPASAPAQPTAPSLSPTPAQAPNGPIALAPQQPQAIMAPQSLPSAHAHIVSTPSFQPTVITHAAATHASVIQAVNHVIQPTSKQLAAGPQPIGHITVHPVAHLGQHLSTIYPQPVTMAPSTMVSHIAHTLAHSQVNGTPQPSAQAAAMVAKQTPQVVTHHPQLVGQTVLNPVTMVTMPSFPVSTLKLA from the exons ATGAGCATCGAAACGCTTTTAGAAGCAGCCAAGTTTCTGGAACTGCAAGCCCAGCAACAACAGAGAGCACGTG AGGAAAATGAGCTACGTGAGAGGCTGCGCCTTAAACAGGAGGCCGAAAATCAGAGATCAGAGGCAGTTTCCAGTACTCAGCCTGCACATACCAATCACGTCAGCTGGAAAAATGAGTCCAGTCCAGAGCGTCGTCACATCCATGCACCTGCCCCCCCAACTGTTTCTGCTTCCTCCATTCCCATTACTGTGATCCCCATTCCTGTCATTTCAAACAACTCTACTGCCTTTCCTACAGCCCCATCCGCGCCACGCCTCACCCCTCCCAGAAAGGGTCCTCACTCACCGACATCCCAACATGCACTGCACCAATGCGCAAAAGTTCCCCCTCAGGTAAAGGCCACACCCACATCTCTGGCCCAGCCCAACAGCCCCAAAGCACCTCAGTTGCTGCAGCCCTACCCTGGATCCATTGTCACCAGCTCCCATCATGCCCTACTGCCTCAGCCAGCACTGTCCAGCCCTGTGGTCAAAGCCATCCCTCTGGATGACCTGCGCAACCTGGACAGCAAGAAAAGACCTGGAGG GAGGGCACACCTAAAGGGGTGTTTTGAGACCCTTAAGAAGAACATACCAAATGTGGACGAAAAGAAGACCTCAAATCTGAGTGTGCTGAGAAGTGCCCTGAGATACATTCAG ACTctgaaaaggaaagaaaaggagTATGAACATGAGATGGAACGCTTGGCTCGTGAGAAAATCTCCTTACAGCAGAGGATGGCTGAGCTGAAGAATGAGCTAACACAGTATATGGATGTTATGGAGATAGACCGCATGCTGCGTCAAACTGTCCAGCCAGAAGATGATCAGGCATCCACCTCCACAGCTTCAG AAGGTGAAGACAATATAGATGAGGACATTGAGGAAGAGACCCCTTCGACTCCACCTGGCTCTGTACCTAAAGTGCCTCTTACTCTCCATCCGGAGCTGAGGAAGCCCCTACTGGCCGCATCTCTGGCCCAACACATATCCATCCCACTCAATCCTTCCCAGCCACCCCCTCCTACTTCTGCAGCCCATCCTTCTCCAGCCTCAGCTCCTGCTCAGCCCACTGCTCCTTCTCTGTCCCCGACCCCAGCCCAGGCTCCTAATGGCCCAATCGCTTTGGCACCTCAGCAACCTCAAGCAATTATGGCCCCTCAGAGCCTGCCGTCGGCCCACGCGCACATCGTGAGCACTCCCAGCTTCCAGCCCACTGTCATTACTCACGCTGCTGCCACACATGCCTCAGTCATCCAAGCTGTCAATCACGTCATCCAGCCCACCTCCAAGCAGCTGGCAGCTGGACCTCAACCCATTGGCCACATCACAGTGCACCCAGTGGCTCACTTGGGTCAACATCTGTCCACAATTTACCCCCAGCCTGTCACCATGGCTCCATCCACCATGGTCAGCCACATTGCTCACACACTGGCCCACAGTCAGGTGAACGGAACTCCTCAGCCCAGCGCTCAGGCTGCTGCCATGGTGGCTAAACAGACGCCACAAGTGGTCACTCACCACCCACAGTTGGTGGGCCAGACTGTCCTCAACCCGGTCACCATGGTGACCATGCCCTCTTTTCCCGTCAGCACGCTGAAGCTGGCCTGA
- the mnta gene encoding max-binding protein MNT isoform X2 produces the protein MSIETLLEAAKFLELQAQQQQRAREENELRERLRLKQEAENQRSEAVSSTQPAHTNHVSWKNESSPERRHIHAPAPPTVSASSIPITVIPIPVISNNSTAFPTAPSAPRLTPPRKGPHSPTSQHALHQCAKVPPQVKATPTSLAQPNSPKAPQLLQPYPGSIVTSSHHALLPQPALSSPVVKAIPLDDLRNLDSKKRPGGAGTREVHNKLEKNRRAHLKGCFETLKKNIPNVDEKKTSNLSVLRSALRYIQTLKRKEKEYEHEMERLAREKISLQQRMAELKNELTQYMDVMEIDRMLRQTVQPEDDQASTSTASGEDNIDEDIEEETPSTPPGSVPKVPLTLHPELRKPLLAASLAQHISIPLNPSQPPPPTSAAHPSPASAPAQPTAPSLSPTPAQAPNGPIALAPQQPQAIMAPQSLPSAHAHIVSTPSFQPTVITHAAATHASVIQAVNHVIQPTSKQLAAGPQPIGHITVHPVAHLGQHLSTIYPQPVTMAPSTMVSHIAHTLAHSQVNGTPQPSAQAAAMVAKQTPQVVTHHPQLVGQTVLNPVTMVTMPSFPVSTLKLA, from the exons ATGAGCATCGAAACGCTTTTAGAAGCAGCCAAGTTTCTGGAACTGCAAGCCCAGCAACAACAGAGAGCACGTG AGGAAAATGAGCTACGTGAGAGGCTGCGCCTTAAACAGGAGGCCGAAAATCAGAGATCAGAGGCAGTTTCCAGTACTCAGCCTGCACATACCAATCACGTCAGCTGGAAAAATGAGTCCAGTCCAGAGCGTCGTCACATCCATGCACCTGCCCCCCCAACTGTTTCTGCTTCCTCCATTCCCATTACTGTGATCCCCATTCCTGTCATTTCAAACAACTCTACTGCCTTTCCTACAGCCCCATCCGCGCCACGCCTCACCCCTCCCAGAAAGGGTCCTCACTCACCGACATCCCAACATGCACTGCACCAATGCGCAAAAGTTCCCCCTCAGGTAAAGGCCACACCCACATCTCTGGCCCAGCCCAACAGCCCCAAAGCACCTCAGTTGCTGCAGCCCTACCCTGGATCCATTGTCACCAGCTCCCATCATGCCCTACTGCCTCAGCCAGCACTGTCCAGCCCTGTGGTCAAAGCCATCCCTCTGGATGACCTGCGCAACCTGGACAGCAAGAAAAGACCTGGAGG GGCAGGCACACGGGAAGTACATAACAAGCTTGAAAAAAACAG GAGGGCACACCTAAAGGGGTGTTTTGAGACCCTTAAGAAGAACATACCAAATGTGGACGAAAAGAAGACCTCAAATCTGAGTGTGCTGAGAAGTGCCCTGAGATACATTCAG ACTctgaaaaggaaagaaaaggagTATGAACATGAGATGGAACGCTTGGCTCGTGAGAAAATCTCCTTACAGCAGAGGATGGCTGAGCTGAAGAATGAGCTAACACAGTATATGGATGTTATGGAGATAGACCGCATGCTGCGTCAAACTGTCCAGCCAGAAGATGATCAGGCATCCACCTCCACAGCTTCAG GTGAAGACAATATAGATGAGGACATTGAGGAAGAGACCCCTTCGACTCCACCTGGCTCTGTACCTAAAGTGCCTCTTACTCTCCATCCGGAGCTGAGGAAGCCCCTACTGGCCGCATCTCTGGCCCAACACATATCCATCCCACTCAATCCTTCCCAGCCACCCCCTCCTACTTCTGCAGCCCATCCTTCTCCAGCCTCAGCTCCTGCTCAGCCCACTGCTCCTTCTCTGTCCCCGACCCCAGCCCAGGCTCCTAATGGCCCAATCGCTTTGGCACCTCAGCAACCTCAAGCAATTATGGCCCCTCAGAGCCTGCCGTCGGCCCACGCGCACATCGTGAGCACTCCCAGCTTCCAGCCCACTGTCATTACTCACGCTGCTGCCACACATGCCTCAGTCATCCAAGCTGTCAATCACGTCATCCAGCCCACCTCCAAGCAGCTGGCAGCTGGACCTCAACCCATTGGCCACATCACAGTGCACCCAGTGGCTCACTTGGGTCAACATCTGTCCACAATTTACCCCCAGCCTGTCACCATGGCTCCATCCACCATGGTCAGCCACATTGCTCACACACTGGCCCACAGTCAGGTGAACGGAACTCCTCAGCCCAGCGCTCAGGCTGCTGCCATGGTGGCTAAACAGACGCCACAAGTGGTCACTCACCACCCACAGTTGGTGGGCCAGACTGTCCTCAACCCGGTCACCATGGTGACCATGCCCTCTTTTCCCGTCAGCACGCTGAAGCTGGCCTGA
- the mnta gene encoding max-binding protein MNT isoform X1, with amino-acid sequence MSIETLLEAAKFLELQAQQQQRAREENELRERLRLKQEAENQRSEAVSSTQPAHTNHVSWKNESSPERRHIHAPAPPTVSASSIPITVIPIPVISNNSTAFPTAPSAPRLTPPRKGPHSPTSQHALHQCAKVPPQVKATPTSLAQPNSPKAPQLLQPYPGSIVTSSHHALLPQPALSSPVVKAIPLDDLRNLDSKKRPGGAGTREVHNKLEKNRRAHLKGCFETLKKNIPNVDEKKTSNLSVLRSALRYIQTLKRKEKEYEHEMERLAREKISLQQRMAELKNELTQYMDVMEIDRMLRQTVQPEDDQASTSTASEGEDNIDEDIEEETPSTPPGSVPKVPLTLHPELRKPLLAASLAQHISIPLNPSQPPPPTSAAHPSPASAPAQPTAPSLSPTPAQAPNGPIALAPQQPQAIMAPQSLPSAHAHIVSTPSFQPTVITHAAATHASVIQAVNHVIQPTSKQLAAGPQPIGHITVHPVAHLGQHLSTIYPQPVTMAPSTMVSHIAHTLAHSQVNGTPQPSAQAAAMVAKQTPQVVTHHPQLVGQTVLNPVTMVTMPSFPVSTLKLA; translated from the exons ATGAGCATCGAAACGCTTTTAGAAGCAGCCAAGTTTCTGGAACTGCAAGCCCAGCAACAACAGAGAGCACGTG AGGAAAATGAGCTACGTGAGAGGCTGCGCCTTAAACAGGAGGCCGAAAATCAGAGATCAGAGGCAGTTTCCAGTACTCAGCCTGCACATACCAATCACGTCAGCTGGAAAAATGAGTCCAGTCCAGAGCGTCGTCACATCCATGCACCTGCCCCCCCAACTGTTTCTGCTTCCTCCATTCCCATTACTGTGATCCCCATTCCTGTCATTTCAAACAACTCTACTGCCTTTCCTACAGCCCCATCCGCGCCACGCCTCACCCCTCCCAGAAAGGGTCCTCACTCACCGACATCCCAACATGCACTGCACCAATGCGCAAAAGTTCCCCCTCAGGTAAAGGCCACACCCACATCTCTGGCCCAGCCCAACAGCCCCAAAGCACCTCAGTTGCTGCAGCCCTACCCTGGATCCATTGTCACCAGCTCCCATCATGCCCTACTGCCTCAGCCAGCACTGTCCAGCCCTGTGGTCAAAGCCATCCCTCTGGATGACCTGCGCAACCTGGACAGCAAGAAAAGACCTGGAGG GGCAGGCACACGGGAAGTACATAACAAGCTTGAAAAAAACAG GAGGGCACACCTAAAGGGGTGTTTTGAGACCCTTAAGAAGAACATACCAAATGTGGACGAAAAGAAGACCTCAAATCTGAGTGTGCTGAGAAGTGCCCTGAGATACATTCAG ACTctgaaaaggaaagaaaaggagTATGAACATGAGATGGAACGCTTGGCTCGTGAGAAAATCTCCTTACAGCAGAGGATGGCTGAGCTGAAGAATGAGCTAACACAGTATATGGATGTTATGGAGATAGACCGCATGCTGCGTCAAACTGTCCAGCCAGAAGATGATCAGGCATCCACCTCCACAGCTTCAG AAGGTGAAGACAATATAGATGAGGACATTGAGGAAGAGACCCCTTCGACTCCACCTGGCTCTGTACCTAAAGTGCCTCTTACTCTCCATCCGGAGCTGAGGAAGCCCCTACTGGCCGCATCTCTGGCCCAACACATATCCATCCCACTCAATCCTTCCCAGCCACCCCCTCCTACTTCTGCAGCCCATCCTTCTCCAGCCTCAGCTCCTGCTCAGCCCACTGCTCCTTCTCTGTCCCCGACCCCAGCCCAGGCTCCTAATGGCCCAATCGCTTTGGCACCTCAGCAACCTCAAGCAATTATGGCCCCTCAGAGCCTGCCGTCGGCCCACGCGCACATCGTGAGCACTCCCAGCTTCCAGCCCACTGTCATTACTCACGCTGCTGCCACACATGCCTCAGTCATCCAAGCTGTCAATCACGTCATCCAGCCCACCTCCAAGCAGCTGGCAGCTGGACCTCAACCCATTGGCCACATCACAGTGCACCCAGTGGCTCACTTGGGTCAACATCTGTCCACAATTTACCCCCAGCCTGTCACCATGGCTCCATCCACCATGGTCAGCCACATTGCTCACACACTGGCCCACAGTCAGGTGAACGGAACTCCTCAGCCCAGCGCTCAGGCTGCTGCCATGGTGGCTAAACAGACGCCACAAGTGGTCACTCACCACCCACAGTTGGTGGGCCAGACTGTCCTCAACCCGGTCACCATGGTGACCATGCCCTCTTTTCCCGTCAGCACGCTGAAGCTGGCCTGA